The window TTAAGACAACATGGGGGGagcatatttttcatttaaatgtgtATTATATCTGGAGTAGGCTATAGCTTATATACTATTTAGAGTATTCAGGGCGAGTGTGCTCGGAACAAAGAATTAAGACAATTAATTGATCAATTTCTCTAAATATGTTCATATGGGTGAAACATATTGCGCAACAAGTAGCACATGAAATATTGTATCAACATATAATGATGAGAAAAGGCGCGTTTTACCTGCTGTGACGTCTTCTCCTCTCAGCCGTGCGAGATCCTCCTCCATCCAGCTCAGTGAAGACGGCGGCTTCCTCCATTAGGTCCTGATGATGGGCACCATGTGATGCAAAGATTGGGCACAGCGAAGGGGAGATGCGCTCACGTTCAGTCCAGCAGCTCGTGACCGAACAGCTGCGATCCAGATGAGGAGGGATAAAAGGAGGCGAGCAtgagactcttttttttttagatttgatAAGCTAAACGGGCAAAATATATTCCAATATATAGCCTATGTCCCAATGTAAGTTAGCTTGTAGATTACTGTGTGAGAATTTGCGCAACTTGCGTGGCTAAATGTTCTCTTGTAAAGAAAAATGACGTACATGTGAACTGAATGGGAAGTCCCAGAAAGACAGAACAAGTGAGAACCTGGAGGACAAAAATGTCCTTCTATGAGAAAAAATATTCCcaaatatgtatatttatatattaacaAATAGAATTACAGCGGACAACTTATCATCCATCTTTTACTCGTGTTTTATTATAAATTTCAGTTATAACTTCATCGCATCGATTACAAATTCTCGAATCCGCTGTTGCACGCAGACAAATTTGGTCTCACGCGTCACGCCGTGAAACATTTGCACTCTGAACAGGgccgaggctagggtatttttagtggtgccatgtaacgctttgcagtgctttgatccaattttcaattttgaaACTAGTCCGTAAATAGATAAATAgcgttatttttattcagtcgGTGATGAAACacgatgaaaaaacaaaacaaaatatcgaCTGAAACTAAAGTAAAATTTGTTGATGTATTCTTTGTAATTTTTGTTTCGATTTTAGTTGGGCTGAACCACAAGGGGGGGAGGGCCTGCTCAATGCACATTAcgtgtttattatttatatttttctcagAAAATGGCACGTTATGATAACGTTGCGGGAACGGGAGCCTGACTTCAGGTGAATTCTAAAAATGGAGCAAATCACTGCAAAACACGGACCCCCGGGGGCAGTTGCGCTGTAACCCATGCAACGTTTCGGTTCAGCTGATGTCTGCTTTGCAGAGGTCATTCACGAACTTATTCCTGTCACATTCTTAATGTAGCCTACATCTGCATCTTTGTAGGCAATCATCTTCGTGCAGTGAATGTACTAAAATAAAACTTAGGATATTGTCCTAGGCCAGTGTGTTTACGCAGAGGGCGGGGTTTACACACTTAGTATTAACCTAATTAAATAGGCTACTCATACTGACCGTTTAACAAAATGTAGGCTATTCGTGCCCAAATATAGCCTAAGtggcagggctctcaagtctcacgcaatgagcgtgagacacacgcatttcaacaagttcacacgctcacacgccacacatgccatttctcacgctgagaaatgatcaacttcgtcgcacagaaattctaatggccgatactataaacgagtcaatggcaggtgcgctcgtacagctcagaactatagctctggtacagccgtcttgatttagcaacccatcggaaaatcacaaaacagaatttctcagccaatcagaaaacagaatttcttgttgccgggttaggtctgaaatagctttaagctgcaagcacgcgttccatgaatgcacagcggacatataACCTTTATggtctgaatgcgtgcagaagttgtagatgagctggaggtggaagagaactgtcaggatcatcagcaggtcatatcttcatttatttcaatcttttattagttaccatagttttcctactccttgtaaaagaccaatacctgccgattaaagtgttcattggagtagtagacctaaatattcagcacacaccctttgacatgagcaacttaatgaaaaatgaaaaatatgtaggagtgtaattaggcttccgtggttaattcttttcaaaggtgactggtataaacagattcccaataagactatctacaattgccaaactggtattagttctgccacactgaaatgctgatgcagagagggtttttccatggtggggctcaataaaaccaagaccaggaacactttgtttctgaatggaactctgtcatccatcatgactgtgaaaatggctgtgctttaaaAGGGAGGccatatcagtcatcaagcatcaaaatctgccacaaacacttacaacaacactcataaaatttgtttgtttgttaagactttgcatacctaaaacaatttattttaaaatatagcagaatttagtgtaaaagtgaagatttgtgattttggtataaataaaacaattgttctttagctagtttatggtgatggaatactgcaagggaccagcccccccccccccccccccctccgcgcacacggcccggcccctgccccgcccgaatctcactccaagcaaacttgaaaacttgagagccctgctaaGTGGCATAGGCAACACTCAGCATCACCGTTCTTTAATGATAGTGCAGTATTGATAGTGCGAAGGGCGTAAAACATATGACAATATTAAATCATGCCGCAACTTAATAGGGTACTGTAGCCTATTGGAAAGTTTGCAGGTTGGCCTACAGCTGAGCCAGTCGTTCTGTCAGATCTGTACGTCTCAAGCTGACTTGCCATCCATTTCATTTGTAGGCCTATCTCTACAAAACACATCTGGCGCTACTCGAGCCAAGACATCCCCCCGGCCCCCGCGTGCATGGTTCAGTCCAACCACGACGCAGAAATTGAAAATTGGAATATTAACTCATTACTTTCCACCGACAAATTACaatgaaatgaacaaacaacatcaattatctgttttctgagttgcctggaaaattgaaaattgaagttttgaacccaattttcatctttttcatgtgaaTTCTAAAAATGGATCAAAGCACTGCAAAGTGTTACACGGAccgctcggcaccccctggctcagcacattttttaaatattatattatgcaaaaacacattttttttgctcaaggatttattattttagtaacaatttcatttattttctagaatttgtttttgttttaactctttactcccaaaataaatgttgagttatcttcaatatttgtctcaggctctctgttatccctgtcaagccacagtcttttgaaatgaagaggtcaaaattgaatgttgtaggggaaaacactactcaaagcaaaactaatacggctccaaaatttataaatgttctagttagtgagaaataatgtgcctctgtgagcactgggggctgggcccccctaaagaccagatcctaaaatcggcCCTGGCTCTGACGTTTGGcataaaaaaaagtgacttgtGCCTGGAGATGTGACAGCAGAGCAGAGGGATGGGGACGGGGGGGGGGTTGTCATAGATAGGTCAACCAATCAGAGTGAGGTGTTTAGCATCTTAATTGACTCACTAATGTTAAACTGGTTGGTTAGCCCGGGATAACTCTAATGTCAGATTTACTGGTGTAATAAAAGTGATGCTGTTTGATCAGTTTTGCATAACCTTGTTTTCATCGAGCTCCTTTATTGGTCAGGAGAGCTTTCAGTTATGTTATACAGCATTAACTTTGGCTCCGACATATTTACTGCCCACATTAATGTCAGACATGTTTTTTATAGGTTGATGATCGTCATATAGTGAATGCCAAGCATCCAGGTGTTAATATTAAATAAATGAGAAGGGTGATCTGTAGGATCTCTAAAGATGAGAGCTTTTCTGCACAATATTCCATTTTATTTTGCTCTTTCTCTCTATGTTAACTAAGACATTTCCACGTGATGAGTGACAGAGGTGTATTTTAGGCTACTGGGGTATGTGAACATTTGTATTGCTGCATATAGCCAGAATTTGAATctggtcatttttatttttcaggaaTTGCTGCTCAGCCATGTACTTGAAGGACTCTATTCTTGACTGTCAAGTTCGCTTAATCGTGTTCCTATTGATCTTGATTTCTTGGAATTTGTATTTtgaactggggggggggggggggggggggcaaaagcTGTCAACAAATGATTTCAACTCAATAAGTTATTTTTGAGTAATTTGGGCATTAACTGGCGCTCAAGTAGTTACTTTTGTAATACCCTATTACTTATAACTTATATAGtcctttttgttctctcttggagagtttTGGAAACACCTGCTCTGCCTAATAAAGCTTGTGGATTGAACATCACCTGCTCCTGCGTCCTGCATTCCCTGGGTGTGACAAGAGCATCTCCTACCcaagcacttaccctgtacttccctacccctCTACTGCACTTCTCTTTCTGTACTTACCTCTATGCCTGCATTCTAGCtctacactcagtggggttacatggcactgaaaggatcagataattggctaaattacaataagattgagttattaagcccaaatcccacaaccaaggtgaggactacagaagcgatcgacacctccacacagaaagcaatagacaccattctaatcggggactctataacacagcatgtcagaatggcaaagacagaaaatataactttttctgatacatcagtcagggaactgatagatattttgccgaccattctcatcatactcatccagatggcacaaggatcattgtccacacagggtcttttgatattctgagaaggaagactggctctgagatcctgaaggaaggcttttctctgctgttggagagactgtgtcactatggagcacaccgggtctccatttctggccccattccgactgtgggtaaaggaattgaacttttcagcagacttcttggcctaaacacatggttgtcaaatgcatgcatcgcccatgggattaagttcattgataactttaatatcttttggaactgtaaggagcgtttcagagctgatggcgtgcatcccaatcgaactggatgcagattacttggtgcacatttacgtcatgctgttgggacggcaaacccaaacatgactctacagattagactgaaggacacagcagcgaggcaaacaacccccagccctcccccctcaccagaccctttactccacatcacccaaggtctccaaaggatgtctctatcccagccaggactccagcgaccaccatcaaccaggaaacgcagggcaccccctcctcctcctcttacatcatctgtcctggcagagcagggcacaggggggggtgcaggatgttcaaggagcagcacaacacccagagttcagaacaaagataccatgccatgatgtgttcagggtccctgctatagtagtcccactactgacagctgttctgagaacaagctgggacccaataggattcctgtattagttagtaaaagaaggaatcgaaaacagtcagcctgctgggtgaatctatctaatctgttaacagtACGgtaagagatctcatttggtgaatttacttcttttgaatatcttggtctttaatgcttcttccactccctgctgcaatgctttcattttatgtgaagcactttgaatggttttgtacatgaaatgtgctatataaataaatttgatttgattttgttgaGACAAACAACCTTGTTAATTCAACGGggttccttcaaaataaaagcagaacaGTACCAATAGTTTCACATTAGAAGCAGTTTGACatgtataaataaattaatagataataatgataattccatgaaacacagaaaaagtagAACATGATGAAATATACGGAAATAACTTCCTATATATTGTCCAATCAGAAACCTATGAGGTTTGACAGCACGTTGCCATGACGACGTCAGAACAAACATGTCCGGACGAGCGAGTCGTCGTGAGAAAGAGGAACGGCCGAAGGTAGAGCATGTGAAAAGGAAACTAGTTGACATtctacatttgttttgttttccgtCGGTGACAGTGAATTCTTCTTCTCTCAGAAAAGGGAAGTTGTCTTTTTCCAGTGGGAAGCGCTTCCTCAGCAGCAAATCGAAGACTTGTTGAAGATGAGTGCAGAGGAGCTGCAGTTGTAAGTACGGAACCatgaaaaataacataaaaaaaaaaataactaccTCAACTTAGAGTAATGCCCTGGCTGGAGTGGGGAGAATATTCACCCATCATTTATATGATATCAAAATAGGGATTTTATGGTTTTAAGTGGTTTAGGTTTTGTTGCTatcagagagaaaacagcactaCCTACCGTCCGATTTAATGCTAAATGTAAAGCTTCTAAGATTGCATACAAATCTATTCACACTTCTCAGACATGCAGCCCTCTTCATCTCTATTTTTAAAGTATTAATGTCTCATGTTGATTCTGCTCGTATCCCTTTGTCCTGTTATTGCAAAGGTTTACGCTCCCAGCAAAGTAAGTTAagattatttattgttttctttcctttctttcatttctatttatcagttcattcatttattcatcgtttatttatttagtgGTTATTTTTAGGACACACACCTATCAGCCAAAACATTATGACCACTTTGTGCTGCCTCATGCTCTGGAGCAGAACATCAGTTCCTTTGGCCCCTGTGGGTTGTGTGTCTTTGGGAGGATCTTTGTAATTTAGATTAGTATCTGGGGAGTTTGGGGGCCTGTCGAACACCTCACAGTCTTTACTACAGTTTTTTTGTGACCCGCCATGCTGTAGCCTGGTCAGTGGTTCTGGGGTTGTGGCTGATTTGTGTAAAACTAAACCTCTGCTGCTAAAACACAGCCGAAGTGCCTTAAATGATGTTTGGAATTTGGTGCGATATAATTCAAAGTGAACTGAGCTGGAAATAATCAGATCAGTGGTATGAGCAGGACTTTGGAGACGATTGACTGCTATTGTCTGTGGTCGGTTCTGTTTTCCAGAGCACTGAAGGAGGTTCTGGGCTGCAGGAATCATCAGACCTGTATGAGGGAAGCTGTGCTGCTTGATTACTACACCTGTGGTTTTTGGTGGGTGAAAGAGGCCAACTTTACCCCTACACAGGCCTCTTTCTCTATGGCTGTGCTGCACATGCTGTTGGACAACATAAGAGGTTGGGAAGGCTCAGAAAGAGAGATGATTACAAGCACAGATCAAAAACAATCGACTTATAAAGCTGAATTTTGAAAACCATCACAGGCATTTGCTTCTCCAAAGCTGAGCCTAATAATATTGCTGTTATAGGCTGCTTAAAAGCTGCTGCCGGTAATTTAATCACTGTGCCATTCTTTGCAATAGTATCTTACATTTACTCCCTTATGTTACTTAGGGTGTCCCAGAGAAAAAAGGTTCCACAAAGAATTTCCTGGATTTTCTCTGAGATATCTCACAAAAAATCTGTACAATTGAAGAGAGTTAAATGAGAGAAGCTTAATAAATAATTGTTCTAAATGGACTGTAACTTTGAAAGACACTACCTCTTAGAAGTATTGTCTATATATTTTATGAAGGTGCAACATGTAACAGTTCCTCATTAATTAATACAGATTCAGTGTGTAACAGGTGTTCCTCTTTTTTCTaaatgaacaaaagaaaaacgtttGTCTCAATCGCTGATTAATCTAATCCAAAATGTTTTgcagaatgaaaaataaaataaaaaataaaatgtatgctCTATTATCATACACCAGAGAAACAGATGGGTTTGGTGGATAATTTGATGGAGTTGGCGAAGGCCTTGAGTCCTGCCTGCCAGCGCTCAACTTCAGAGGAAGATGTCAATTCACTTCTAGACAGCAATGAAGCTGCAGCGTTCATATGCTACATTAGAAACAGGTAAATATGGGTTGATATGGAATATTATTATTCACCATTAACTAAAACTATTACTATTAACTAGAACTTAAACTTTTTTTACTCCTTATCCCCAACTAATGCTTGTACATGCACAACTTCCATTGGTTGGATGGTGACAGTAAACACAAACTCTTCAcaatttatacatacattagTATGATGCAGAGCTTCCATGTTTGATGGAACTGCCCCCTGGGCATCTGGGGATCTTTGATGTCCTTGGGTCACTGCTAGCCTCTTTCGTCTCTGTCTCATGTGAGGGCCTGGTACAGTCGGGCTCTTCTTACTTGAAACTTTGTCTTGGATATCTGACTGTGATGAGTTTGCTGTGGTCAGCTCTCAGATCCTCTAGCCATGGAGCATTGATGTTATCTCTGGTAACGCAGATTGTAAACAGACAAAGAGACAGACAAAAAGGACTCCAACTTGTAATGCAGCTTTCTGCCCAATTAATGTGCTTCTAAGACCAAGGGAATCCTAGAATTATGGGAATGTAAGCAGATGGAAACACAATTAAATTTAATGGACTCTAGGTGGTTGTCTGATAAGATGAGTTGAATGGGCTCGGTTTGGTGAGTTATAGTAGCCAGAGATTGTCCATTTAATGTAGAGACTGCTTTAGGAGTATCCAAAGGTGTGAGGGGGATTCCTAATTGGTGGAGTAGTAGCCCCTGAATCGAATAAAGCTTGGAGAGGTAAAATGTCATGGCCTATACAGATAGTAGCTGGGAGTTGCATGCAGGGAAAGTTCTTATTTGGGAGAGCTTCGCCCGCTAATATCTCCACATTTACTGATGGACACTGACTTTTGGCTGCACCAGACAAGTGGTGAAAAAATGCCCGGGCTGACCGCAATAAATGCAAAGCTTCGACTCAATTATCCACTGCCATTCCTCTGCTGTTAATTTAGCTCTTCCAAgctttatttattatatattatatatatttattcctcATAGCAAGCAGTTGAGGACACCAGAAGCATAGACACCGAAGAGGTCAACCCAAAAGTGAGAAGTGAGCTACGGTTGGAATGTTTCCTGTGTCATTCATTCATGTGATTATTGTTACAAAAGGCAGGAGATATTAATTCATCCAGACTCTTAGGATCATCATGGGTGTACAGTTCATCTTTAATCTTGTCATTCAGAGCATAACAGAAAACTCCCTTCAAAAGCTCTAGCCTCACAGCCTGTCTCAGCAGCCAAAATGCGTAACTCAATGGAAAATTCAGATATGG of the Odontesthes bonariensis isolate fOdoBon6 chromosome 23, fOdoBon6.hap1, whole genome shotgun sequence genome contains:
- the cabcoco1 gene encoding ciliary-associated calcium-binding coiled-coil protein 1, translating into MSGRASRREKEERPKKREVVFFQWEALPQQQIEDLLKMSAEELQLALKEVLGCRNHQTCMREAVLLDYYTCGFWWVKEANFTPTQASFSMAVLHMLLDNIREKQMGLVDNLMELAKALSPACQRSTSEEDVNSLLDSNEAAAFICYIRNSLIQKYRLYGLLLTTSKEELLAGIEGTIEMFNFQDAITPLEEGSVQDETTLHYQDLKSTPPK